The genomic interval CAGCCCCGGCCGGCCTCCTAACTCCGCCCCCAAGACCCGGAAGCGAACCGGAAGCGAAAACCGCTCCACCTTTTCCCAGTAGGGTCACGGCCCGGCGGACGGGAGCCGGGGTTCCGAGACTAAAGAGCGCTTGGCGGGTCAGAGCAGCCCGTTGCCCGGAGCCATGTCCCGGAACCTGCGCACCGCGCTTATATTTGGCGGCTTTGTCTCCCTGATCGGCGCCGCCTTCTACCCCATCTACTTCCGGCCCCTCATGCGGCTGGAGGAGTACCGTGAGTGACCTCTGACCCCGCGCGGCGGCCTTGAGCCCTGTCACCCCCACGCCCTCCCCTTCGCCCGCTGCACCTGTTGCGGAGGAAGGAGGCAGGCCAGGGTTCGAATCCCGCTCTGTGCAGCTTTGTGGCCGTGGACAAGTGATTTAACTTCCCAAACCCTGAGCGTCCTTATCTGTAAAACCGGGAGAATAATAAGAGTGCCTTCGGGGCTCTTGGGAGGTTCAAACGTGATAATCATGTATGTGAAAGGAGTCTGCACATAGTAGGTCGGCGGCAAATACTACGTCATCCTCATAGTTAACGTTCACTAGAAGTCTGTTATGTGTCCGGTTAGGCgatgcattttaattttccacAGTCTGATTGGTTGCTGATATTATcaccccgttttacagatgaggaagttgagacACTAAGAGATGTGGTAAAACTAGTAAGTGGCAAGGCAAATATGCCAAGCTGGCTTTGTCCCCAGAGCCTCATCCACACAGGGGAGCTAGGAGTGGTGGTCAGGCGGGGAGGCAGAACCCTGATGATCTTGAGCTTAAAAGGTATTTTTATTGTTCCTCATTTCCACCCC from Tamandua tetradactyla isolate mTamTet1 chromosome 19, mTamTet1.pri, whole genome shotgun sequence carries:
- the SMIM20 gene encoding small integral membrane protein 20 → MSRNLRTALIFGGFVSLIGAAFYPIYFRPLMRLEEYQKEQTINRAGIVQADVQPPGLKVWSDPFGRK